The following nucleotide sequence is from Thermostaphylospora chromogena.
GGATCTCGGCGGCGGAGCGCATCGTGTCGGAGCGGGTGGCGCCGTGTCTGATTCTGACGGCGTTCTCCCAGCGTGAGCTGGTGGAACGGGCGCGGGACGCGGGGGCGATGGCGTACCTGGTGAAGCCGTTCACCAAGTCCGACCTGGTGCCGGCGATCGAGATGGCGGTGAGCCGTCATGAAGAGATGATGGCGTTGGAGCGCGAGGTGAGCACGCTGGCGGAGCGTTTGGAGACCCGCAAGCTGGTGGAGCGTGCGAAGGGCCTGCTGATGGCGCGCCACGGGTGGACGGAGCCGCAGTCGTTCCGGTGGATCCAGAAGGCGTCGATGGACCGGCGGATGTCGATGCGGCAGGTGGCGCAGATCGTGATCGACGAGTCGGGCGGCGGGGGATGATCGCGCCTGCCGGATGGCGCGGCGTGATCGCCGAGACCCTCGGATGCCCGGATCCGGGGTTTTTCTTTTCGGGCCGGACGGGTTCGGGCTCACCCGGACGGAGTGGCGGGGCGGCAGGTGCGAGCGATGAGGGACTGCAGCCGGGTGCGCAGGGCGGGGGAGACGGTGAATTCGAGGTAGTGGGGCCGGCCGCCGTCGATGGAGACCCAATAGGGGAGGACGAAGGTCTTCTTGCTTTCGGCCAGGGCGTGGGCGTCGCAGCGGGTGGCGATGATCCGCACGGGGATCCGCAGGCGATCGTCCTGCGGGCGCAGGGTGGCGACGGGGGTGCCGGTGACGCGGGGCCGCAGCTGGAGGATGACGCTGCCGCGGATGTCGTGAAGGGTGACGGTGGGGCCCGGGCGCTTGCGCCGGATGCGGATGTGGCCGTGGAGGGCGGGGTGGCCGTCGCGGGTGGTGGAGGTCCACCGGGAGGCGAAGGCGACGTCGGCGGCGGCGCTGACGATGGCCTGACCGCACTGGCCGGTGACGATGCGCTGGAGGAGGGGATCGGGATGGGGGAGCGGGAGGCGGACGGGGGTGGTCGTGCCGTTGTGCCGGATCCAGGCGACGGCGTGTGCGGGCCGGGCTCGGGGGATGGTGCGGCCGTCGCACCGCGCGGGGCCGTAGGGGACGCGCAGGTCGATGCGGGGGGTGAGGGGGATGGTGGTGTCGACGGTGGTGGGGGCGAGGGTCTCCAGGGGCGGGGCGACGAGCTGCAGACGGTGGATGTGAGGGGTGGTGGGGCCGGGGTTGGTGACGGCGATGGAGAGGACGTTCCTGGTCTCGTCGATGCGGGCTTGCTCCAGGCGGGCGGTCAGGTGATGAGGCGGGGCGGAAGGGGCGGCGGCGGTGCAGCCGACGGTGAGGGTGAGCACGAGGGCGAACGTGAGGGCGCGGGCGGTGGCGAGGCGATCGCGGAGGGCGGCCATGGGCGGATCCCTGCGGGTCGGGGAATGGGGGGCGGGGCCGGGTTCGGGGGCGGCGGTCGGTGTGCGGCGGAACCGGTTATTCGTTCCACCATGTGAGATGTGTTGATCGTTGTGTGAAACGTAATGGTCCAGTGTTTTCCCTGGTGCATCTCCCGCACCAGCAGAAGCGTTCACAGGGGCGGTAAGTTGAGGAGTGATTACGACTCCGCATCCAAGTGTCCTCAGTTCAGGGGTACGTCTGGTCTGTCCACGTGAGTCTTTTATACGTTTCCTGCATTCGAACGGGACGGGTCGGCGGTGCTGACATATCCCGGCATGGATGAAGGAGATACTTCATGATCCGCATTGCCCCCCTCGGGCGCGCGCTGGCCGTCGCGGCTGCCGCGAGCCTCGCCCTGACCGCCTGCGGCGGCGGCGAAGAGGACACCGCGGCACCGGCCGAGAGCTCCGCTCCGGCGTCCTCGGCGCCCGCAACGGCGCAGGGTGACGGCACCCTCACCATCGGCACGTTGCTTCCGCAGACCGGTGACCTGTCGTACCTGGGACCGCCCGAGTTCGCGGGTGTGGATCTGGCGGTAGAGGAGATCAATGCCGCCGGGGGCGTTCTGGGTAAGCCGGTGACGAAGATCCACACCGACTCCGGCGACACCAAGACCGACATCGCCTCGCAGTCGGTGGACAAGCTGCTCCAGCAGAAGGCGGACGCGATCATCGGTGCGGCGTCCTCGGGTGTGTCGTTCACGGTCATCGACAAGATCGTGAACGCCGGTGTGATTCAGTTCTCGCCGGCGAACACCTCGCCCGAATTCACCACCTACGCCGACAAGGGCCTGTACTTCCGGACCGCCCCGTCCGACGTGCTGCAGGGCCGGGTCCTGGGCGACCTGATGATCCAGGACGGCAACGCGACGGTGGCGATCCTCAACCGTCAGGACTCCTACGGCACGGGCTTGGCGACCGAGGTGAAGAAGGCGGTGGAGGGCGGCGGCGGCACGGTCACGGACGTGATCGCCTATGACCCCTCCGCGCCCGACTTCGCGGCCGAGGTGTCGAAGATCAAGGGGGGTAACCCGGACGGTCTGGCGCTGATCGGCTTCGACGAGACGAAGAAGATCGTCCCCGAGCTGATCAAGCAGGGGATCGGCCCGGACAAGATGAAGCTCTACTTCGTGGACGGCAACCTGGCCGACTACTCGAAGGACTTCCCCAAGGGCACGTTGACCGGCGTGAAGGGCACGCAGCCGGGCGCACCGGCCAACGACGACTTCAAGGACCGCCTGCTGAAGGTGGACCCGAACCTGAAGGACTTCAACTACGGTCCGGAGTCCTACGACGCGACGATGCTGATCGCGCTGGCGGCGGAGGCGGCGGGCAGCGACGCCCCGTCGGCGATCGCCGGCAAGCTGGTCGAGGTGAGCAAGGGCGGCGAGAAGTGCAACGACTGGAAGTCCTGCTCTGAGCTGCTCAAGGCGGGCAAGGACATCGACTACGACGGCGTGAGCGGCCCGGTCGAGTTCAACGACGCGGGTGACCCGACCGAGGCGACGATCGGCATCTACGAGTACGGCGAGGACAACGTCCACAAGAACGTGGACTTCCTGAGCGGCAAGATCTGATCGGGTCTTCGGCCGCGAGCGTCTCACGGCGCTGACACGTAAGGCCCCGGCCGTCCAGGCCGGGGCCTTACCGCGTGTTCAGGGGCAGGCGTCCCGTACGGCCCTCTCGGCGCGCCGGTATTCCCGCAGCAGCCGTATCTGCTCCTCATGCGGGGTGACGGCGGGGGCGAGGGCCTTGGCGGTGCGGCGGAGCGTGGCTCCCTCGTCGTGAACCTCGGAGGGCAGGCGGGAGCCGTACTGGAGGACGACGCCCTGGACGTAGGCGAGGCGGCCGCGCACGGCGTCGTCGAAGTTCTGGTGCTCCTCCTGACCGGCGGGGAGGAGGAGCAGATCGGCGAAGCCGAGGGCGGACAGGACGCGGGTGCACGGGTCGTCATCGGGGCGGGCTCCTATGAAGGGGGTGCCGCGGGGGGCGCCGGCGGGCTGGGCGGCGGGGGCGTCCGGTGCGCAGGCCGCCGTGGCGAGGAGGGTGAGACACAGGGCCGGCAGGGCTGCCTTCGTCGGCGTTCGCATGCGGAATATCCTGCGCGAGGCCCCGCGAAAGCGGAAGGCCCGCGAAGACATCGGAGGATGCTTCGCGGGCCTTCGCGGGCGCCGGATCAGGCCCGGGCGAGGGTGCCCAGGTAGAGTTCGATGACCTTGGGGTCGTTGATGAGCTCGCGTCCGGTCGCGGTGTAGGCGTTGCGGCCCTGGTCGAGGACGTAGCCGCGGTCGCAGATCTGCAGGCAGCGGCGGGCGTTCTGCTCGACCATGATGACGGTGACGCCGGCCTTGTTGATCTGCTGGGCGCG
It contains:
- a CDS encoding ANTAR domain-containing response regulator, yielding MQRKVVIAEDEALIRLDLREMLEEDGYVVVGEAGDGETAVKLAMELRPDLVILDVKMPVLDGISAAERIVSERVAPCLILTAFSQRELVERARDAGAMAYLVKPFTKSDLVPAIEMAVSRHEEMMALEREVSTLAERLETRKLVERAKGLLMARHGWTEPQSFRWIQKASMDRRMSMRQVAQIVIDESGGGG
- a CDS encoding ABC transporter substrate-binding protein; translated protein: MIRIAPLGRALAVAAAASLALTACGGGEEDTAAPAESSAPASSAPATAQGDGTLTIGTLLPQTGDLSYLGPPEFAGVDLAVEEINAAGGVLGKPVTKIHTDSGDTKTDIASQSVDKLLQQKADAIIGAASSGVSFTVIDKIVNAGVIQFSPANTSPEFTTYADKGLYFRTAPSDVLQGRVLGDLMIQDGNATVAILNRQDSYGTGLATEVKKAVEGGGGTVTDVIAYDPSAPDFAAEVSKIKGGNPDGLALIGFDETKKIVPELIKQGIGPDKMKLYFVDGNLADYSKDFPKGTLTGVKGTQPGAPANDDFKDRLLKVDPNLKDFNYGPESYDATMLIALAAEAAGSDAPSAIAGKLVEVSKGGEKCNDWKSCSELLKAGKDIDYDGVSGPVEFNDAGDPTEATIGIYEYGEDNVHKNVDFLSGKI